A section of the Maniola jurtina chromosome 28, ilManJurt1.1, whole genome shotgun sequence genome encodes:
- the LOC123879523 gene encoding ETV5-related protein Ets96B-like — protein sequence MSQPPFLPWGLPYQHRCKGEVEETRTDYRDHYIHRCSTYVKCTEEAEASEAREEAVSSSAEIWGDRLVSSSHCSPASPRAEASSPHHHVTTTHAGAGAGGRRGALQLWQFLVSLLAEGARCVAWTGRGLEFKLHEPEEVARRWGAQKNRPAMNYDKLSRSLRYYYEKGIMQKVAGERYVYKFVCDPEALFSMSRVPPAPYEMLTQLYCPPYAPAAAAAAPTTSVPPTDYRRYYQHAAHYDT from the exons ATGTCACAGCCGCCCTTCCTGCCGTGGGGCCTGCCCTACCAGCACAG ATGTAAAGGCGAAGTGGAGGAGACGAGGACAGACTACAGAGATCACTATATACACAG ATGCAGCACATACGTGAAGTGTACAGAGGAGGCGGAGGCCAGCGAGGCGCGGGAGGAGGCCGTGTCAAGCAGTGCGGAGATCTGGGGAGATAGACTCG TGAGCAGCTCGCACTGCAGCCCCGCGTCGCCGCGAGCCGAGGCGTCATCACCGCACCACCACGTCACCACTACGCACGCGG GGGCCGGCGCGGGCGGTCGGCGCGGCGCGCTGCAGCTGTGGCAGTTCCTGGTGTCGCTGCTGGCGGAGGGCGCGCGCTGCGTGGCGTGGACCGGCCGCGGGCTGGAGTTCAAGCTGCACGAACCAGAAGAG GTGGCGCGGCGCTGGGGCGCGCAGAAGAACCGTCCCGCCATGAACTACGACAAATTGTCGCGATCGCTGCGCTACTACTACGAGAAGGGAATCATGCAGAAAGTCGCAG GTGAACGCTACGTGTACAAGTTCGTGTGCGACCCGGAGGCGCTGTTCAGCATGAGCCGCGTGCCGCCCGCGCCCTACGAAATGCTCACGCAGCTCTACTGCCCGCCCTACGCgccggccgccgccgccgccgcgcccacCACCAGTGTACCACCTACAGACTACCGCCGCTACTACCAGCACGCCGCGCACTACGACACTTAG